A genomic region of Bombus fervidus isolate BK054 chromosome 17, iyBomFerv1, whole genome shotgun sequence contains the following coding sequences:
- the Rgl gene encoding ral guanine nucleotide dissociation stimulator-like isoform X4 → MLWPVLGDDGLSPTSPPASASVKGVNKLAPLLLCAPCKPSSHRKNQNSTQWYVQQPTWRLWGEERGDGVIYTVYLKKVRYHRPTRSLSASDSDDEISHLEWETVRVRFLKAGTVQRLVESLANDDGELESTYINVFLATYRAFTTPREVLELLLARYDALDEGSGALTGEQHRKTLVQALHVWLDAYPGDWKSPPNHPLLSRLLDFTHRRLPGSELELKARHRLHRFQREDQLDSCMVYDNGRLPRGSPDPIVDHWTNYSFPEVPHRHFAEQLTRMDAEVFKKLVAHQCLGAVWSRRDRSRSHDAATVLATVNQFNAVSLRVISTILMDPTTKPQERARILETWIDIAQELRVLKNFSSLKAIVSGLQSNPVYRLEKCWQSMPREKHELFRELERIFSEENNAWTQRELLIKEGTAKFADTAGRSDRHLQKLFQKQNTHAGNISYGTIPYLGTFLTDLTMIDTAIPDTIAEGLINFDKRRKEFEVLARIRLLQGAANAYNFSTDPLFDRWFHSVVVLDDREAYKLSCQIEPPPPGNTLNNRGKKKQSHQGHRKNDSIASTSSSSSSQFYCDLDSLPSSPHNSLDRRTSPSQMSSSSSSSSLPSLDVSLSSGGGSGATNQHNRLAPPTAITANGNSTNVIGLSSPSHSHKSSPDFYIIKVTMESDNVETEGVVLYKSIMLSNNERTPQVIRNAMLKLGIEGSSDQYTLAQVLPDREMVLPNSANVYYAVNTAHNLNFILRPRREPNDSVTESPKSKTSNKR, encoded by the exons CCCACGTGGCGTTTATGGGGCGAGGAAAGGGGCGATGGCGTCATATACACGGTGTACCTGAAGAAGGTTCGATATCACAGGCCTACCAGGAGTCTCTCTGCATCG GATTCGGACGATGAGATTTCGCATTTAGAATGGGAGACGGTGAGAGTGCGTTTCCTGAAAGCCGGAACGGTGCAGCGGCTGGTAGAGAGTCTGGCGAACGACGACGGGGAACTCGAGTCGACATACATCAATGTCTTCTTGGCGACATATCGTGCATTCACCACGCCGCGAGAAGTGCTGGAGCTATTGTTGGCGAGGTACGACGCCCTCGACGAAGGATCCGGTGCCCTGACAGGTGAACAGCATCGAAAGACCCTAGTTCAGGCTCTTCACGTTTGGCTAGACGCCTATCCTGGTGACTGGAAATCGCCGCCGAATCATCCATTGCTCAGTAGACTCCTGGACTTCACGCATCGACGACTTCCTGGCTCGGAACTCGAGCTCAAGGCAAGGCATCGCTTGCACAGGTTTCAGCGTGAAGATCAGTTAG atTCTTGTATGGTGTACGATAATGGTCGACTACCACGTGGTTCCCCAGATCCGATCGTGGATCACTGGACGAACTACAGTTTCCCCGAAGTTCCACATCGACATTTCGCCGAACAGTTAACCCGAATGGACGCCGAAGTGTTCAAAAAGCTCGTAGCCCATCAGTGCCTAGGTGCTGTCTGGTCCAGAAGAGATCGTTCGAGAAGTCACGACGCGGCCACGGTGTTGGCGACCGTGAATCAATTCAACGCTGTGTCGCTTCGAGTCATATCCACGATACTGATGGACCCAACGACGAAGCCTCAGGAACGAGCGAGGATCCTCGAGACGTGGATTGACATTGCTCAAGAACTACGCGTGTTGAAGAATTTTAGTAGCCTGAAGGCTATCGTGTCCGGTTTACAGAGTAACCCCGTGTATAGGTTGGAGAAATGTTGGCAGTCTATGCCCAGAGAGAAGCACGAGCTGTTTAGAGAACTGGAGAGAATTTTTTCAGAAGAGAATAACGCGTGGACGCAGCGAGAGCTTTTAATCAAGGAAGGTACGGCAAAGTTTGCTGACACCGCAGGCAGAAGCGATAGGCATTTGCAAAAGTTATTTCAGAAGCAGAATACTCACGCAGGA AATATCAGCTATGGTACGATACCGTACCTAGGAACTTTCCTAACGGATCTCACTATGATAGACACCGCGATACCAGATACGATAGCGGAAGGATTAATCAACTTTGATAAAAGACGGAAAGAGTTCGAGGTCCTCGCTAGGATAAGATTGCTGCAAGGCGCAGCGAACGCGTACAATTTCAGCACGGATCCGTTGTTCGATCGTTGGTTTCATTCCGTGGTGGTGCTGGATGATCGGGAAGCATACAAACTGAGCTGTCAGATCGAGCCGCCGCCCCCTGGAAACACTTTGAATAATCGTGGCAAGAAGAAGCAG AGTCATCAGGGTCATCGCAAAAACGACTCGATAGCCTCTACGTCGAGTTCGAGTAGTTCCCAGTTTTATTGCGACCTAGATTCTCTGCCGAGCTCGCCGCACAACTCTCTCGATCGGCGCACCTCGCCGTCCCAGATGTCTAGTTCTTCCTCCAGCTCGTCTTTGCCATCGTTGGACGTGTCTCTAAGCTCCGGCGGAGGAAGCGGAGCGACAAATCAGCACAACCGACTAGCACCGCCAACTGCCATCACCGCCAATGGAAACAGCACCAATGTCATTGGCCTGTCCAGTCCAAGTCATTCGCACAAGAGCTCACCAgatttttacataattaaagTCACCATGGAGAGCGATAACGTCGAGACTGAGGGCGTGGTGCTCTACAAGTCTATCATGCTCTCGAACAACGAAAGGACCCCGCAAGTGATACGAAACGCGATGCTTAAGCTAGGAATAGAGGGCAGCTCCGACCAGTATACGCTAGCCCAGGTTCTTCCCGATCGTGAGATGGTTCTGCCAAACTCGGCGAACGTTTATTACGCCGTAAATACCGCGCACAATCTGAACTTCATTCTACGACCTAGAAGAGAGCCTAACGATAGCGTCACAGAAAGTCCTAAGAGCAAGACGAGTAACAAGCGG
- the Rgl gene encoding ral guanine nucleotide dissociation stimulator-like isoform X3, translated as MGTTPWQNRSDGRRGSSADIHTWMLWPVLGDDGLSPTSPPASASVKGVNKLAPLLLCAPCKPSSHRKNQNSTQWYVQQPTWRLWGEERGDGVIYTVYLKKVRYHRPTRSLSASDSDDEISHLEWETVRVRFLKAGTVQRLVESLANDDGELESTYINVFLATYRAFTTPREVLELLLARYDALDEGSGALTGEQHRKTLVQALHVWLDAYPGDWKSPPNHPLLSRLLDFTHRRLPGSELELKARHRLHRFQREDQLDSCMVYDNGRLPRGSPDPIVDHWTNYSFPEVPHRHFAEQLTRMDAEVFKKLVAHQCLGAVWSRRDRSRSHDAATVLATVNQFNAVSLRVISTILMDPTTKPQERARILETWIDIAQELRVLKNFSSLKAIVSGLQSNPVYRLEKCWQSMPREKHELFRELERIFSEENNAWTQRELLIKEGTAKFADTAGRSDRHLQKLFQKQNTHAGNISYGTIPYLGTFLTDLTMIDTAIPDTIAEGLINFDKRRKEFEVLARIRLLQGAANAYNFSTDPLFDRWFHSVVVLDDREAYKLSCQIEPPPPGNTLNNRGKKKQSHQGHRKNDSIASTSSSSSSQFYCDLDSLPSSPHNSLDRRTSPSQMSSSSSSSSLPSLDVSLSSGGGSGATNQHNRLAPPTAITANGNSTNVIGLSSPSHSHKSSPDFYIIKVTMESDNVETEGVVLYKSIMLSNNERTPQVIRNAMLKLGIEGSSDQYTLAQVLPDREMVLPNSANVYYAVNTAHNLNFILRPRREPNDSVTESPKSKTSNKR; from the exons CCCACGTGGCGTTTATGGGGCGAGGAAAGGGGCGATGGCGTCATATACACGGTGTACCTGAAGAAGGTTCGATATCACAGGCCTACCAGGAGTCTCTCTGCATCG GATTCGGACGATGAGATTTCGCATTTAGAATGGGAGACGGTGAGAGTGCGTTTCCTGAAAGCCGGAACGGTGCAGCGGCTGGTAGAGAGTCTGGCGAACGACGACGGGGAACTCGAGTCGACATACATCAATGTCTTCTTGGCGACATATCGTGCATTCACCACGCCGCGAGAAGTGCTGGAGCTATTGTTGGCGAGGTACGACGCCCTCGACGAAGGATCCGGTGCCCTGACAGGTGAACAGCATCGAAAGACCCTAGTTCAGGCTCTTCACGTTTGGCTAGACGCCTATCCTGGTGACTGGAAATCGCCGCCGAATCATCCATTGCTCAGTAGACTCCTGGACTTCACGCATCGACGACTTCCTGGCTCGGAACTCGAGCTCAAGGCAAGGCATCGCTTGCACAGGTTTCAGCGTGAAGATCAGTTAG atTCTTGTATGGTGTACGATAATGGTCGACTACCACGTGGTTCCCCAGATCCGATCGTGGATCACTGGACGAACTACAGTTTCCCCGAAGTTCCACATCGACATTTCGCCGAACAGTTAACCCGAATGGACGCCGAAGTGTTCAAAAAGCTCGTAGCCCATCAGTGCCTAGGTGCTGTCTGGTCCAGAAGAGATCGTTCGAGAAGTCACGACGCGGCCACGGTGTTGGCGACCGTGAATCAATTCAACGCTGTGTCGCTTCGAGTCATATCCACGATACTGATGGACCCAACGACGAAGCCTCAGGAACGAGCGAGGATCCTCGAGACGTGGATTGACATTGCTCAAGAACTACGCGTGTTGAAGAATTTTAGTAGCCTGAAGGCTATCGTGTCCGGTTTACAGAGTAACCCCGTGTATAGGTTGGAGAAATGTTGGCAGTCTATGCCCAGAGAGAAGCACGAGCTGTTTAGAGAACTGGAGAGAATTTTTTCAGAAGAGAATAACGCGTGGACGCAGCGAGAGCTTTTAATCAAGGAAGGTACGGCAAAGTTTGCTGACACCGCAGGCAGAAGCGATAGGCATTTGCAAAAGTTATTTCAGAAGCAGAATACTCACGCAGGA AATATCAGCTATGGTACGATACCGTACCTAGGAACTTTCCTAACGGATCTCACTATGATAGACACCGCGATACCAGATACGATAGCGGAAGGATTAATCAACTTTGATAAAAGACGGAAAGAGTTCGAGGTCCTCGCTAGGATAAGATTGCTGCAAGGCGCAGCGAACGCGTACAATTTCAGCACGGATCCGTTGTTCGATCGTTGGTTTCATTCCGTGGTGGTGCTGGATGATCGGGAAGCATACAAACTGAGCTGTCAGATCGAGCCGCCGCCCCCTGGAAACACTTTGAATAATCGTGGCAAGAAGAAGCAG AGTCATCAGGGTCATCGCAAAAACGACTCGATAGCCTCTACGTCGAGTTCGAGTAGTTCCCAGTTTTATTGCGACCTAGATTCTCTGCCGAGCTCGCCGCACAACTCTCTCGATCGGCGCACCTCGCCGTCCCAGATGTCTAGTTCTTCCTCCAGCTCGTCTTTGCCATCGTTGGACGTGTCTCTAAGCTCCGGCGGAGGAAGCGGAGCGACAAATCAGCACAACCGACTAGCACCGCCAACTGCCATCACCGCCAATGGAAACAGCACCAATGTCATTGGCCTGTCCAGTCCAAGTCATTCGCACAAGAGCTCACCAgatttttacataattaaagTCACCATGGAGAGCGATAACGTCGAGACTGAGGGCGTGGTGCTCTACAAGTCTATCATGCTCTCGAACAACGAAAGGACCCCGCAAGTGATACGAAACGCGATGCTTAAGCTAGGAATAGAGGGCAGCTCCGACCAGTATACGCTAGCCCAGGTTCTTCCCGATCGTGAGATGGTTCTGCCAAACTCGGCGAACGTTTATTACGCCGTAAATACCGCGCACAATCTGAACTTCATTCTACGACCTAGAAGAGAGCCTAACGATAGCGTCACAGAAAGTCCTAAGAGCAAGACGAGTAACAAGCGG
- the Rgl gene encoding ral guanine nucleotide dissociation stimulator-like isoform X5: protein MSADNGDDSLPTWRLWGEERGDGVIYTVYLKKVRYHRPTRSLSASDSDDEISHLEWETVRVRFLKAGTVQRLVESLANDDGELESTYINVFLATYRAFTTPREVLELLLARYDALDEGSGALTGEQHRKTLVQALHVWLDAYPGDWKSPPNHPLLSRLLDFTHRRLPGSELELKARHRLHRFQREDQLDSCMVYDNGRLPRGSPDPIVDHWTNYSFPEVPHRHFAEQLTRMDAEVFKKLVAHQCLGAVWSRRDRSRSHDAATVLATVNQFNAVSLRVISTILMDPTTKPQERARILETWIDIAQELRVLKNFSSLKAIVSGLQSNPVYRLEKCWQSMPREKHELFRELERIFSEENNAWTQRELLIKEGTAKFADTAGRSDRHLQKLFQKQNTHAGNISYGTIPYLGTFLTDLTMIDTAIPDTIAEGLINFDKRRKEFEVLARIRLLQGAANAYNFSTDPLFDRWFHSVVVLDDREAYKLSCQIEPPPPGNTLNNRGKKKQSHQGHRKNDSIASTSSSSSSQFYCDLDSLPSSPHNSLDRRTSPSQMSSSSSSSSLPSLDVSLSSGGGSGATNQHNRLAPPTAITANGNSTNVIGLSSPSHSHKSSPDFYIIKVTMESDNVETEGVVLYKSIMLSNNERTPQVIRNAMLKLGIEGSSDQYTLAQVLPDREMVLPNSANVYYAVNTAHNLNFILRPRREPNDSVTESPKSKTSNKR, encoded by the exons CCCACGTGGCGTTTATGGGGCGAGGAAAGGGGCGATGGCGTCATATACACGGTGTACCTGAAGAAGGTTCGATATCACAGGCCTACCAGGAGTCTCTCTGCATCG GATTCGGACGATGAGATTTCGCATTTAGAATGGGAGACGGTGAGAGTGCGTTTCCTGAAAGCCGGAACGGTGCAGCGGCTGGTAGAGAGTCTGGCGAACGACGACGGGGAACTCGAGTCGACATACATCAATGTCTTCTTGGCGACATATCGTGCATTCACCACGCCGCGAGAAGTGCTGGAGCTATTGTTGGCGAGGTACGACGCCCTCGACGAAGGATCCGGTGCCCTGACAGGTGAACAGCATCGAAAGACCCTAGTTCAGGCTCTTCACGTTTGGCTAGACGCCTATCCTGGTGACTGGAAATCGCCGCCGAATCATCCATTGCTCAGTAGACTCCTGGACTTCACGCATCGACGACTTCCTGGCTCGGAACTCGAGCTCAAGGCAAGGCATCGCTTGCACAGGTTTCAGCGTGAAGATCAGTTAG atTCTTGTATGGTGTACGATAATGGTCGACTACCACGTGGTTCCCCAGATCCGATCGTGGATCACTGGACGAACTACAGTTTCCCCGAAGTTCCACATCGACATTTCGCCGAACAGTTAACCCGAATGGACGCCGAAGTGTTCAAAAAGCTCGTAGCCCATCAGTGCCTAGGTGCTGTCTGGTCCAGAAGAGATCGTTCGAGAAGTCACGACGCGGCCACGGTGTTGGCGACCGTGAATCAATTCAACGCTGTGTCGCTTCGAGTCATATCCACGATACTGATGGACCCAACGACGAAGCCTCAGGAACGAGCGAGGATCCTCGAGACGTGGATTGACATTGCTCAAGAACTACGCGTGTTGAAGAATTTTAGTAGCCTGAAGGCTATCGTGTCCGGTTTACAGAGTAACCCCGTGTATAGGTTGGAGAAATGTTGGCAGTCTATGCCCAGAGAGAAGCACGAGCTGTTTAGAGAACTGGAGAGAATTTTTTCAGAAGAGAATAACGCGTGGACGCAGCGAGAGCTTTTAATCAAGGAAGGTACGGCAAAGTTTGCTGACACCGCAGGCAGAAGCGATAGGCATTTGCAAAAGTTATTTCAGAAGCAGAATACTCACGCAGGA AATATCAGCTATGGTACGATACCGTACCTAGGAACTTTCCTAACGGATCTCACTATGATAGACACCGCGATACCAGATACGATAGCGGAAGGATTAATCAACTTTGATAAAAGACGGAAAGAGTTCGAGGTCCTCGCTAGGATAAGATTGCTGCAAGGCGCAGCGAACGCGTACAATTTCAGCACGGATCCGTTGTTCGATCGTTGGTTTCATTCCGTGGTGGTGCTGGATGATCGGGAAGCATACAAACTGAGCTGTCAGATCGAGCCGCCGCCCCCTGGAAACACTTTGAATAATCGTGGCAAGAAGAAGCAG AGTCATCAGGGTCATCGCAAAAACGACTCGATAGCCTCTACGTCGAGTTCGAGTAGTTCCCAGTTTTATTGCGACCTAGATTCTCTGCCGAGCTCGCCGCACAACTCTCTCGATCGGCGCACCTCGCCGTCCCAGATGTCTAGTTCTTCCTCCAGCTCGTCTTTGCCATCGTTGGACGTGTCTCTAAGCTCCGGCGGAGGAAGCGGAGCGACAAATCAGCACAACCGACTAGCACCGCCAACTGCCATCACCGCCAATGGAAACAGCACCAATGTCATTGGCCTGTCCAGTCCAAGTCATTCGCACAAGAGCTCACCAgatttttacataattaaagTCACCATGGAGAGCGATAACGTCGAGACTGAGGGCGTGGTGCTCTACAAGTCTATCATGCTCTCGAACAACGAAAGGACCCCGCAAGTGATACGAAACGCGATGCTTAAGCTAGGAATAGAGGGCAGCTCCGACCAGTATACGCTAGCCCAGGTTCTTCCCGATCGTGAGATGGTTCTGCCAAACTCGGCGAACGTTTATTACGCCGTAAATACCGCGCACAATCTGAACTTCATTCTACGACCTAGAAGAGAGCCTAACGATAGCGTCACAGAAAGTCCTAAGAGCAAGACGAGTAACAAGCGG